From a region of the [Eubacterium] eligens ATCC 27750 genome:
- a CDS encoding bifunctional diguanylate cyclase/phosphodiesterase, with translation MINDIFKLFGEKAADILFEIITECMDDYLYIFDLQNNTFEISQSAVERFNIPSNILTDMSNEVMNVVYEEDREMLAKHLADICEGREMVHNLHYRWLDKEGMPVWINSRGIVVNDQQGNAEYLVGCLNETGNKRRADNVTGLLGGPEFLAYLRAQKEPITKGFFMHIGIDDFGAINSSRGADYGNYILKSVAGCMKECLSDKQRIYHLVADQYVIVDLEASSAEEAVALKEKITDKLHNFIVDENYEAIFSISIGVIDAATFCEGTEECRKKFEFALKQAKSMGKNGFYIFDQDDYEVFLQQGRIIATLRNAIVNHYDGFEVYYQPIVDCQSEQIIGAEALMRFSMITEEGREFVSPVEFIPLLEETGLIIPAGRYILNEAAAMCCEMQKYIPDFRMNVNVSYVQILQGNVERDILDAIQKYSLQPECLCVEMTESGFMDMTPSFCKFRKTLDKNGIPFVIDDFGTGYSNLHCIRDMNPSYVKMDRDFTDKAMNSDRDYELYKNIITMVHSINVRICAEGIEEKEWLLKMKEMKVDYLQGYYLGRPCGKKQFLQQYASGINIK, from the coding sequence GTGATTAATGATATATTTAAATTATTTGGAGAGAAGGCAGCTGATATTTTATTTGAGATCATTACAGAATGTATGGACGATTATCTGTATATATTTGATCTGCAGAATAATACCTTTGAGATTTCACAGTCAGCTGTGGAACGATTTAATATACCGAGTAATATCCTGACAGATATGTCAAATGAAGTTATGAATGTAGTATATGAAGAAGACCGTGAGATGCTTGCAAAGCATCTTGCGGATATATGTGAAGGAAGAGAAATGGTACATAATCTTCATTATAGATGGCTTGATAAAGAAGGTATGCCGGTATGGATCAACAGCCGTGGTATCGTTGTCAATGATCAGCAGGGAAATGCAGAGTATCTGGTCGGGTGTCTGAATGAGACCGGCAACAAGAGAAGGGCTGATAATGTCACCGGACTGCTTGGCGGTCCGGAATTCCTTGCTTACTTGCGTGCACAAAAAGAACCCATTACCAAGGGGTTTTTTATGCATATAGGAATTGATGATTTTGGAGCGATCAATAGCTCCAGGGGAGCTGATTATGGTAATTATATCCTGAAAAGCGTAGCCGGTTGCATGAAGGAATGCCTTTCAGACAAGCAGAGAATTTACCATCTGGTAGCGGATCAGTATGTGATCGTGGATCTGGAAGCTTCCTCCGCAGAAGAAGCTGTGGCACTGAAAGAAAAGATTACAGATAAACTTCATAATTTCATAGTAGACGAAAATTATGAGGCTATATTTTCTATTTCTATTGGTGTTATAGATGCAGCAACATTTTGTGAGGGAACCGAAGAATGCCGCAAAAAGTTTGAATTTGCCTTGAAACAGGCAAAAAGCATGGGTAAAAATGGATTCTATATTTTTGACCAGGATGACTATGAGGTCTTTTTACAACAAGGAAGAATCATAGCAACACTTCGTAATGCTATTGTGAACCATTATGATGGCTTTGAAGTATACTACCAGCCGATCGTGGACTGTCAGTCCGAACAGATTATTGGAGCAGAGGCACTGATGCGTTTTTCCATGATAACGGAAGAAGGGCGGGAGTTTGTTTCACCGGTGGAGTTTATCCCATTATTGGAAGAGACCGGATTAATCATTCCCGCTGGAAGATATATTTTGAACGAAGCTGCAGCAATGTGCTGTGAAATGCAGAAATATATTCCTGATTTCCGGATGAATGTAAATGTATCCTATGTTCAGATCCTGCAAGGCAATGTGGAGCGGGATATTCTGGATGCAATTCAAAAATATTCATTACAGCCGGAATGCTTATGTGTTGAAATGACAGAAAGCGGATTTATGGATATGACACCTTCGTTCTGTAAATTCCGTAAAACTCTGGACAAGAACGGGATTCCCTTTGTGATCGATGATTTTGGAACAGGATATTCGAATCTTCATTGTATCCGTGATATGAATCCAAGTTACGTGAAAATGGATAGGGATTTTACTGACAAGGCGATGAACAGTGACAGGGATTATGAATTATATAAAAATATCATCACCATGGTACATAGTATTAACGTCAGGATATGCGCAGAAGGCATCGAGGAAAAAGAATGGCTTCTGAAAATGAAAGAAATGAAGGTTGATTATCTGCAAGGATATTATTTGGGAAGACCATGTGGAAAGAAACAGTTTCTGCAGCAATATGCCAGTGGCATCAACATTAAATAA
- a CDS encoding zinc dependent phospholipase C family protein encodes MKGKLMNKYGHVTVTKRLTPMLKKRHDFALRLGSIMPDILLHTYIKGHTWDSSYNKVSRRLQRLERHGRMNCFSFLSLGYALHYIEDYFTFPHNSWYPEPMSEHVLYEIKFMNYIRENKNDINKPLISNNGRGVSADRMLDYLITNHKKYAANEQGFDNDYSFITSVGYAFVTNYVKLFMINSGKDIVIDMNEDYVALNSNI; translated from the coding sequence ATGAAAGGAAAATTAATGAACAAGTACGGACATGTAACCGTAACCAAAAGACTTACCCCTATGCTTAAGAAAAGACATGATTTTGCTTTAAGACTCGGAAGTATTATGCCGGATATTCTTCTGCATACATATATTAAGGGACATACATGGGATTCTTCCTACAATAAAGTTTCAAGAAGGCTGCAGCGTCTTGAAAGACATGGCAGAATGAACTGTTTTTCTTTTTTGTCTTTAGGCTATGCCTTACATTACATAGAAGATTACTTTACATTTCCACATAACTCATGGTATCCGGAACCGATGTCTGAGCATGTGTTATATGAAATTAAGTTCATGAATTATATAAGAGAAAACAAGAACGATATTAACAAACCTCTGATATCTAATAATGGTCGCGGTGTGTCTGCTGACAGAATGTTAGATTATCTCATAACTAACCACAAAAAGTATGCTGCTAACGAGCAGGGCTTTGATAATGACTATAGTTTCATCACTTCCGTTGGATATGCATTTGTTACCAACTATGTTAAGCTGTTCATGATTAACAGCGGCAAGGATATCGTTATTGATATGAATGAAGATTATGTAGCACTTAATTCTAATATTTAA
- a CDS encoding TetR/AcrR family transcriptional regulator C-terminal domain-containing protein: protein MSQLTRKAIMKCTLELAEKKSLKKITVKDIADECGITRSTFYYHFSDIYDVLDGVVQAKIDEFNEEYNGEMDKVLMRFIEYSIIHRKVWANLFDARGREWLEKYVKTRIHYLALLQIRKMSEGYILSIRDVEIICSFYEEAIFGLLIRWIIKEEKAKTVDEIKDTVERIEKLFEGQLDLIISNMKK, encoded by the coding sequence ATGTCGCAGTTGACAAGAAAAGCAATAATGAAGTGTACACTTGAACTTGCTGAAAAAAAATCACTGAAGAAAATCACAGTTAAAGATATAGCCGATGAATGTGGTATTACGAGGAGTACATTTTACTATCATTTTTCTGATATATATGATGTATTGGATGGTGTTGTCCAGGCAAAGATTGATGAATTCAATGAAGAGTACAATGGTGAAATGGACAAGGTTCTTATGAGATTTATTGAATATAGTATAATCCATAGGAAAGTATGGGCTAATCTTTTTGATGCAAGAGGAAGAGAGTGGCTGGAAAAATATGTTAAGACACGAATTCATTATCTGGCACTTTTGCAGATTAGAAAAATGTCTGAAGGATACATACTTTCTATTAGGGATGTTGAGATTATATGCAGTTTCTATGAAGAAGCTATATTTGGATTGCTTATAAGATGGATTATTAAAGAAGAAAAGGCCAAGACTGTTGATGAAATCAAGGATACCGTTGAAAGAATCGAGAAATTATTTGAGGGTCAGCTTGACCTTATTATATCTAATATGAAGAAGTAA